The following are encoded in a window of Spirochaeta cellobiosiphila DSM 17781 genomic DNA:
- the dnaB gene encoding replicative DNA helicase, which produces MQSNELIGKVPPYNEEAESATLGALLLDSESIDVVLNHLRSGDFYKKANQIIFQTIIDLYNTGGAVDILTVSESLRKADQLSVAGGPGYVSSLTSEVPSSANVEYYAKIVSNMSIRRKMLKIAGEIQKDAFDMTSESRMIIEDAERKIFEITDDQHSGAFSSAKEIITETIDGIEKLYHTKESFTGIPSGLPDLDQMTSGFQKSELVIIGARPSVGKTAFALTLAGNIAIHHKIPVGFFTLEMSNKAMMQRILSSEARLDSNKLRTGMLKPADFHNITEAASRIYEAPLYLDDTPNIKLLDLRAQARRMKAKADIQILFIDYLTLISSENPALPRHEQVAEISRSLKSLARELDIPVVTLSQVSRDSEGKKPNLANLRESGSIEQDADVVLFLHRDRGIERGRDDGAPNLIETELIIAKQRNGPVGTVEIAFLPHYTKFESMSRMN; this is translated from the coding sequence ATGCAGAGTAACGAACTCATAGGTAAAGTGCCCCCTTATAATGAAGAAGCGGAAAGTGCAACTCTGGGGGCGCTTCTTTTAGATTCTGAAAGTATAGATGTCGTCTTAAATCACCTTCGTTCTGGTGATTTTTATAAAAAAGCAAATCAAATTATATTCCAAACTATTATAGATCTCTATAACACAGGTGGTGCTGTTGATATTCTGACTGTGTCAGAAAGTCTACGGAAAGCAGATCAATTATCTGTAGCTGGCGGACCTGGTTATGTATCTAGTTTAACTAGTGAAGTTCCTTCCAGTGCCAATGTTGAATATTACGCTAAGATCGTTAGTAATATGTCTATTAGGCGTAAGATGTTGAAGATAGCAGGGGAAATCCAAAAAGATGCCTTTGATATGACTTCAGAAAGCCGGATGATTATTGAAGATGCAGAACGCAAGATATTTGAGATTACCGATGATCAGCATTCCGGTGCTTTTTCCAGTGCAAAAGAGATCATAACTGAGACCATCGATGGTATAGAAAAACTTTATCATACTAAAGAAAGTTTTACTGGTATTCCTTCTGGTTTACCTGACTTGGATCAAATGACCTCTGGATTTCAAAAATCGGAATTAGTCATAATTGGTGCCCGTCCCAGTGTTGGTAAGACGGCTTTCGCCCTTACTCTTGCTGGTAATATTGCTATTCATCACAAGATTCCTGTAGGCTTCTTTACATTGGAAATGTCCAATAAGGCCATGATGCAACGTATTCTTAGTTCTGAGGCTCGGCTGGATTCTAATAAGCTAAGAACGGGAATGTTAAAACCAGCAGACTTTCATAATATAACAGAAGCAGCTAGTCGTATCTATGAAGCCCCTCTTTATCTGGATGATACTCCTAATATAAAGCTTCTGGATTTACGTGCTCAAGCAAGACGTATGAAGGCTAAAGCTGATATTCAAATATTATTTATTGACTATTTAACACTTATATCCAGTGAGAATCCTGCCTTACCAAGACATGAACAGGTTGCTGAAATAAGCCGTTCCCTTAAGTCTCTAGCCCGTGAACTGGATATTCCTGTGGTTACACTAAGTCAGGTGAGTAGGGATTCAGAAGGGAAAAAACCTAATCTGGCTAACTTGCGTGAATCAGGAAGTATTGAGCAGGATGCGGATGTCGTCCTATTCCTTCACCGTGATCGTGGTATCGAACGGGGAAGAGATGATGGAGCTCCCAATCTTATAGAAACAGAACTGATTATTGCTAAACAGCGTAATGGTCCTGTAGGTACTGTTGAGATAGCTTTCCTACCTCATTACACTAAGTTTGAATCTATGTCTAGAATGAATTAG